One Mycolicibacter sp. MU0083 DNA window includes the following coding sequences:
- the ipdE1 gene encoding acyl-CoA dehydrogenase IpdE1: protein MQAVEEFRAEVRAWLADNLVGEFAELKGLGGPGREHEAFEERMAWNRHLADAGLTCLGWPTEHGGRGLSVAHRVAFYEEYARADAPDKVNHLGEELLGPTLIAFGTPEQQQRFLPGIRNVTELWCQGYSEPGAGSDLANVATTAVLDGGAQQWIINGQKVWTSLAHLSQWCFVVARTEKGSKRHNGLSYLLVPLDQPGVQIRPIVQLTGTSEFNEVFFDDAVTDADLVVGEPGDGWKVAMGTLTFERGVSTLGQQIRYARELSSLAELAQRNGAADDPLIAERLTRSWVGLRVMRSYAMATMDVEQPGQDNVSKLLWANWHRDLGELAMDVIGHDSMVLADGEFDEWQRLYLFTRSDTIYGGSNEIQRNIIAERVLGLPREAKG from the coding sequence GTGCAAGCAGTCGAGGAGTTCCGGGCTGAGGTCCGCGCATGGCTGGCCGACAATCTGGTCGGGGAGTTCGCCGAGCTCAAGGGCCTCGGTGGCCCCGGGCGCGAGCATGAGGCGTTCGAGGAGCGGATGGCGTGGAACCGCCATCTGGCCGACGCCGGCCTGACCTGTCTGGGGTGGCCGACCGAGCACGGTGGTCGCGGCCTGTCGGTCGCCCACCGGGTGGCGTTCTACGAGGAGTACGCCCGCGCCGACGCGCCCGACAAGGTCAACCATCTCGGTGAGGAACTGCTGGGGCCGACGCTCATCGCGTTCGGCACACCCGAGCAGCAGCAGCGTTTCCTGCCCGGCATCCGCAACGTCACCGAACTGTGGTGCCAGGGCTACTCCGAACCGGGCGCCGGATCCGACCTGGCCAACGTCGCCACCACCGCCGTCCTCGACGGCGGGGCTCAGCAGTGGATTATCAACGGCCAGAAGGTCTGGACCTCGCTGGCGCACCTGTCGCAGTGGTGCTTCGTGGTGGCCCGCACCGAGAAGGGCTCTAAGCGGCACAACGGCCTGTCCTACCTGCTGGTCCCGCTGGACCAGCCCGGGGTCCAGATCCGCCCGATCGTGCAGCTGACCGGCACCTCGGAGTTCAACGAGGTGTTCTTCGACGACGCGGTCACCGACGCCGACCTGGTGGTCGGCGAGCCCGGCGACGGCTGGAAGGTCGCGATGGGCACGCTCACCTTCGAGCGGGGCGTCTCGACCCTGGGCCAGCAGATCCGCTACGCCCGCGAACTGTCCTCGCTGGCCGAACTCGCGCAGCGCAACGGCGCCGCCGACGACCCGCTGATCGCCGAGCGCCTGACCCGCTCCTGGGTGGGGCTGCGGGTGATGCGGTCGTACGCGATGGCCACCATGGATGTCGAACAGCCCGGGCAAGACAATGTGTCAAAACTGTTGTGGGCCAACTGGCATCGCGACCTGGGCGAGCTCGCCATGGACGTGATCGGGCACGACTCGATGGTGCTGGCCGACGGCGAATTCGACGAGTGGCAGCGGCTCTACCTGTTCACCCGCTCCGACACCATCTACGGCGGGTCGAACGAGATTCAGCGCAACATCATCGCCGAGCGGGTTCTCGGCCTACCCCGGGAGGCAAAGGGATGA
- the fadD3 gene encoding 3-((3aS,4S,7aS)-7a-methyl-1,5-dioxo-octahydro-1H-inden-4-yl)propanoate--CoA ligase FadD3 — protein MISDPQTTPAALDHIAHTLPDHDALVTESARFTYAQLRDEVRRAAAALIALGVEPGDRVGLWSPNTWHWVITCLGTHYAGGVLVPLNTRYTAAEASDILARSNAKVLVGMGRFLKADRLAELDRAQLPDLQSVVRIPVQEDDVEAAASWDEFIAAGAAVPAADVDARAAAVAPDDLSDILFTSGTTGRSKGVLCAHRQSLAGPAAWAQCGQMTAADRYLCINPFFHNFGYKAGILACLQTGATLIPQVVFDPAGALRAIEEHRITVLPGPPTIYQTLLDHPDRDRYDLSSLRFAVTGAATVPVVLIERMQAELDIDIVLTAYGLTESGGFGTMCRADDDAVTVATTCGRPIGDFELRLDDSGEVLLRSANIMLGYLDDPEATAAAIDADGWLHTGDIGTVDAAGNLRITDRLKDMYICGGFNVYPAEIEQVLSRLDGVADVAVIGVPDERMGEVGRAFIVRRPGAALDEAAVIAYAREHLANFKAPRSVAFLETLPRNPGGKVVKPLLREMT, from the coding sequence ATGATCAGCGATCCGCAGACCACTCCTGCGGCCCTCGACCACATCGCGCACACGCTCCCGGACCACGACGCCCTGGTCACCGAGTCCGCCCGCTTCACCTACGCGCAGCTGCGCGACGAGGTCCGCCGGGCCGCCGCGGCCCTGATCGCCCTCGGCGTCGAACCGGGCGACCGGGTCGGGCTGTGGTCGCCGAACACCTGGCACTGGGTCATCACCTGCCTGGGCACCCATTACGCCGGGGGCGTCCTGGTGCCGCTGAACACCCGCTACACCGCGGCGGAGGCCTCCGACATCCTGGCCCGCAGCAATGCCAAGGTACTGGTCGGCATGGGCCGGTTCCTCAAGGCCGACCGGCTCGCCGAACTCGACCGGGCACAGTTGCCGGACCTGCAGAGCGTGGTGCGGATTCCCGTCCAGGAAGACGACGTCGAAGCCGCTGCATCCTGGGACGAGTTCATCGCCGCCGGGGCCGCGGTGCCGGCCGCCGACGTCGATGCGCGCGCGGCGGCCGTCGCACCCGACGACCTCTCCGACATCCTGTTCACCTCCGGGACCACCGGCCGCAGCAAAGGCGTGCTGTGCGCACACCGGCAGTCGCTGGCCGGGCCGGCGGCCTGGGCACAGTGCGGCCAGATGACCGCGGCCGACCGCTACCTGTGCATCAACCCGTTCTTCCACAACTTCGGCTACAAGGCCGGAATCCTGGCCTGCCTGCAGACCGGGGCCACCTTGATCCCGCAGGTCGTCTTCGACCCGGCCGGCGCGCTGCGGGCCATCGAGGAGCACCGGATCACCGTGCTGCCCGGGCCGCCGACGATCTATCAGACCCTGCTGGACCATCCCGACCGTGACCGCTACGACCTTTCCTCGCTGCGGTTCGCCGTCACCGGCGCCGCCACCGTGCCGGTGGTGCTGATCGAGCGGATGCAGGCCGAACTCGACATCGACATCGTGCTGACGGCCTACGGGCTCACCGAGTCCGGCGGGTTCGGCACCATGTGCCGCGCCGACGACGACGCCGTCACCGTCGCCACCACCTGCGGGCGCCCGATCGGGGATTTCGAGCTACGCCTGGACGACTCCGGCGAGGTGCTGCTGCGCAGCGCCAACATCATGCTCGGCTATCTCGACGACCCCGAGGCCACCGCCGCGGCGATCGACGCCGACGGCTGGCTGCACACCGGCGATATCGGCACCGTCGACGCGGCCGGGAATCTGCGGATCACCGACCGGCTCAAGGACATGTACATCTGCGGCGGCTTCAACGTCTATCCCGCCGAGATCGAGCAGGTGCTGAGCCGGCTCGACGGCGTGGCCGACGTGGCGGTGATCGGGGTGCCCGACGAGCGGATGGGTGAAGTCGGTCGGGCCTTCATCGTGCGCAGGCCCGGCGCCGCGCTCGACGAAGCCGCGGTGATCGCTTACGCCCGTGAACATCTGGCGAACTTCAAGGCGCCGCGCTCGGTGGCCTTCCTCGAGACGTTGCCACGCAATCCCGGCGGCAAGGTCGTCAAGCCCCTATTACGAGAGATGACGTGA
- a CDS encoding acyl-CoA dehydrogenase family protein, producing the protein MDLNFDAETEAFRAEVRQFLNDNRDKFPTHSYDIAEGFEQHRRWDKVLFDAGLSVIAWPKKYGGRDATLLQWVVYEEEYFRAGAPGRASANGTSMLAPTLFAHGTQEQLDRVLPKMASGEEIWAQAWSEPESGSDLASLRSTATKVDGGWKLNGQKIWSSRAPFGERGFGLFRSDPEAQRHHGLTYFMFDLKAPGITVRAIEQLGGETGFGEIFLDDVFVPDNDVIGEPNQGWRAAMSTSSNERGMSLRSPARFLVGAEKLAAMWREHGSDPAFTAPVADAWIKAQAYRLQTFGTVTRLAAGGELGAESSVTKVFWSELDVALHQTGLDIRAADGELADAWTHGYLFSLGGPIYAGTNEIQRNIIAERLLGLPREKK; encoded by the coding sequence ATGGATCTGAATTTCGACGCCGAGACCGAGGCCTTCCGGGCCGAGGTCCGGCAGTTCCTCAACGACAACCGGGACAAGTTCCCCACGCATTCCTACGACATCGCCGAGGGCTTCGAGCAGCACCGCCGTTGGGACAAGGTGCTCTTCGACGCCGGGCTGTCGGTGATCGCCTGGCCGAAGAAGTACGGCGGACGCGACGCCACCCTGCTGCAGTGGGTGGTCTACGAGGAGGAGTACTTCCGCGCCGGTGCACCCGGACGGGCCAGTGCCAACGGCACCTCGATGCTGGCGCCGACCCTGTTCGCGCACGGCACTCAGGAGCAATTGGACCGGGTGCTGCCGAAGATGGCCTCCGGCGAGGAGATCTGGGCGCAGGCCTGGAGCGAGCCGGAGTCCGGCAGCGACCTGGCGTCGCTGCGTTCGACGGCCACCAAGGTCGACGGCGGCTGGAAGCTCAACGGCCAGAAGATCTGGAGTTCTCGGGCGCCGTTCGGCGAGCGCGGCTTCGGGCTGTTCCGCTCCGACCCGGAAGCGCAGCGCCACCACGGCCTGACCTACTTCATGTTCGACCTCAAAGCGCCCGGGATCACCGTGCGTGCCATCGAACAGCTCGGCGGCGAGACCGGTTTCGGTGAGATCTTCCTCGACGACGTCTTCGTCCCCGACAACGACGTGATCGGTGAGCCCAACCAGGGCTGGCGTGCGGCGATGAGCACGTCGAGCAACGAGCGCGGGATGAGCCTGCGCAGCCCGGCCCGCTTCCTGGTGGGTGCGGAGAAGCTCGCGGCGATGTGGCGCGAACACGGTAGCGACCCGGCGTTCACCGCTCCGGTGGCCGATGCCTGGATCAAAGCCCAGGCCTACCGGCTGCAGACCTTCGGCACCGTGACCCGGCTGGCCGCCGGCGGCGAGCTGGGCGCGGAGTCCTCGGTGACCAAGGTGTTCTGGTCCGAGCTCGACGTCGCCCTGCACCAGACCGGTCTGGACATCCGCGCCGCCGACGGCGAACTCGCCGACGCCTGGACCCACGGTTACCTGTTCTCGCTCGGCGGGCCGATCTACGCCGGCACCAACGAGATTCAGCGCAACATCATCGCCGAGCGGCTGCTGGGCCTGCCCCGGGAGAAGAAATGA
- a CDS encoding acyl-CoA dehydrogenase — translation MKFDLDQDQRDFAASIDAALGAADVPGAVRAWSAGDAEPGRAVWSRLTELGVTALAVPEEFDGIGAHPVDVVLAIEALGRWCVPGPVVESIAVAPILLAGAPDAADRLAGLAAGELIATVALPPHTPRAVDADRAGLVLHAEAGRAATAQVGTRHASVDPSRGVFDVAAGDDAWDADTVRAYEMGALATAAQLIGAGQAMLDIAVDYAKQRTQFGRVIGGYQAIKHKLADVHIALELARPLVYGAALSYADGSPDTARDVSAAKVAASDAALLAAHSALQTHGAIGFTSECDLSLWLLRVQALRPAWGDPTAHRRRVLEVI, via the coding sequence ATGAAATTCGATCTAGACCAAGATCAGCGCGACTTCGCGGCCAGTATCGACGCCGCCCTGGGCGCCGCCGACGTTCCGGGCGCGGTGCGCGCCTGGTCGGCCGGTGACGCCGAACCGGGCCGGGCGGTGTGGAGCCGACTCACCGAACTCGGGGTGACCGCGCTGGCGGTTCCCGAGGAGTTCGACGGCATCGGCGCCCACCCGGTCGACGTGGTGCTGGCGATCGAGGCGCTGGGCCGCTGGTGTGTACCGGGTCCGGTGGTGGAATCGATCGCGGTGGCGCCCATCCTGCTGGCCGGCGCCCCGGATGCGGCAGACCGGCTGGCCGGCCTGGCCGCCGGTGAGCTGATCGCCACCGTGGCGCTGCCGCCGCACACCCCGCGGGCGGTCGATGCCGATCGCGCCGGGCTGGTGCTGCACGCCGAGGCCGGCCGGGCCGCCACCGCGCAGGTCGGGACCCGGCACGCCTCGGTGGATCCCAGCCGCGGCGTCTTCGACGTCGCCGCCGGCGACGACGCCTGGGACGCCGACACCGTGCGCGCCTACGAGATGGGCGCGCTGGCCACCGCCGCGCAGCTGATCGGGGCCGGGCAGGCCATGCTGGACATCGCCGTGGACTACGCCAAGCAGCGCACCCAGTTCGGCCGGGTGATCGGGGGCTACCAGGCGATCAAGCACAAGCTGGCCGATGTGCACATCGCGCTCGAGCTGGCCCGCCCGCTGGTGTACGGCGCGGCACTGTCCTATGCGGACGGTTCCCCCGACACCGCCCGGGATGTCAGTGCGGCCAAGGTGGCCGCCTCCGATGCGGCCCTGCTGGCCGCCCATTCCGCGCTGCAGACCCACGGTGCCATCGGCTTCACCAGCGAATGCGACCTGTCGCTGTGGCTGTTGCGGGTGCAGGCGCTGCGCCCGGCCTGGGGTGACCCGACCGCCCACCGTCGGCGAGTGTTGGAGGTGATCTAA
- a CDS encoding acyl-CoA dehydrogenase family protein, which produces MAHNEERDLLRATVAALVDKHANPEAVRAAMESERGYDENLWQLLCEQVGAAALVVPEELGGAGGELGDAAVVLEELGKALVPTPLLGTVLAELALLAAPEPDAATLEQLAEGTAIGAVVFGTDYAVNGDIADVVVGAQDGQLQRWTEFSSQPAATMDPTRRLGRVTAGQTAPIGADPGIADYAAILLAAEQVGAAARCLDLTVEYTKSRVQFGRAIGSFQALKHRMADLYVAVSSARAVVDDAVAEPSATSAALARVVASEAFSKVAGEAVQLHGGIAITWESDIQLYFKRAHGSSQLLGQPAEQLRRLRAEVL; this is translated from the coding sequence GTGGCACACAACGAAGAACGCGACCTGCTGCGCGCAACCGTGGCGGCACTGGTCGACAAGCACGCGAACCCCGAAGCCGTGCGCGCCGCGATGGAGTCCGAACGCGGCTACGACGAGAACCTCTGGCAGCTGCTGTGCGAGCAGGTCGGCGCCGCGGCGCTGGTGGTGCCCGAGGAACTCGGCGGCGCCGGCGGCGAGCTGGGCGATGCCGCCGTGGTTCTCGAGGAACTGGGCAAGGCGCTGGTACCGACCCCACTGCTGGGGACGGTACTGGCCGAGCTGGCCCTGCTGGCCGCGCCGGAGCCGGACGCCGCGACGCTCGAGCAGTTGGCGGAGGGCACCGCGATCGGTGCGGTGGTGTTCGGCACCGACTATGCGGTCAACGGTGACATCGCCGATGTGGTCGTCGGCGCGCAGGACGGCCAGTTGCAACGCTGGACCGAATTCAGCAGCCAACCGGCGGCCACCATGGACCCCACCCGCCGGCTCGGGCGGGTCACCGCCGGCCAGACGGCACCGATCGGCGCCGACCCGGGTATCGCGGACTACGCGGCGATCCTGTTGGCCGCCGAGCAGGTCGGCGCGGCCGCCCGCTGCCTGGACCTGACCGTGGAGTACACCAAGTCGCGGGTGCAGTTCGGCCGGGCGATCGGCAGCTTCCAGGCGCTCAAGCACCGGATGGCCGACCTGTACGTGGCGGTCTCCTCGGCGCGCGCCGTCGTCGACGACGCGGTGGCCGAGCCGTCGGCCACGTCGGCCGCGCTGGCCCGGGTCGTCGCCAGCGAGGCGTTCTCCAAGGTGGCCGGCGAGGCCGTGCAGCTGCACGGCGGCATCGCGATCACCTGGGAGAGCGACATCCAGCTGTACTTCAAACGCGCGCACGGCAGTTCGCAGCTACTGGGTCAGCCGGCCGAGCAGTTGCGCCGGTTGCGGGCAGAGGTGCTCTGA
- a CDS encoding linear amide C-N hydrolase — protein sequence MCTRLVYLGPNGNIITGRSMDWKWELSTDLWAFPRGMRRSGEVGANSLEWTSRYGSVVASGYNICTTDGLNEAGLSANLLWLAESHYPSHDASRPGLTIAAWAQYVLDSFATVAEAVAALSANSFDVLTAGVPGEDRMATLHLSISDATGDSAIIEYVDGRPVIHHSRDYQVMTNSPLFEQQLAVNAYWEQLGGTVMLPGTNRAADRFARASFYVNAIPQAEDTRVAIASVLSVVRNVSVPFGISTADEPNISSTRWRTVAHHTRKLYFFESALTPNVFWVDLNKLDLTEGAPALRLALGDDDSNTYAGETSAHFETAEPFTFLGITA from the coding sequence ATGTGTACTCGGTTGGTTTATCTGGGCCCGAACGGCAACATCATCACCGGGCGGTCGATGGACTGGAAGTGGGAGCTGTCCACGGATCTCTGGGCATTCCCCCGCGGGATGCGCCGCAGCGGTGAGGTGGGCGCGAACTCCCTGGAGTGGACGTCGCGTTACGGCAGCGTGGTGGCCAGCGGCTACAACATCTGCACCACCGACGGCCTCAACGAGGCCGGCTTGTCCGCCAACCTGCTGTGGCTGGCCGAATCGCACTACCCGTCCCACGACGCGTCCCGGCCCGGCCTGACGATCGCGGCCTGGGCCCAATACGTGCTGGACAGTTTCGCCACCGTGGCCGAAGCGGTCGCCGCGCTGAGCGCCAACTCCTTTGACGTACTCACCGCAGGCGTACCCGGCGAAGACCGCATGGCGACCCTGCATCTGTCGATCTCGGATGCGACCGGCGACAGTGCGATCATCGAGTACGTCGACGGCCGACCGGTGATCCACCACAGTCGGGACTACCAGGTGATGACGAACTCACCGCTGTTCGAACAGCAGTTGGCGGTCAACGCCTATTGGGAACAGCTCGGCGGCACCGTGATGCTGCCGGGCACCAACCGGGCCGCGGACCGATTCGCGCGGGCATCGTTCTACGTCAACGCGATTCCGCAGGCCGAGGACACCCGGGTGGCGATCGCCTCGGTGCTCAGCGTGGTCCGCAACGTCTCGGTGCCGTTCGGCATCTCCACGGCCGACGAGCCCAACATCTCCTCGACGCGCTGGCGCACCGTGGCCCATCACACTCGCAAGCTGTACTTCTTCGAATCCGCCCTGACCCCCAACGTGTTCTGGGTGGATCTGAACAAGCTGGATCTCACCGAGGGCGCCCCGGCGCTCCGACTGGCCCTCGGCGACGACGACTCGAACACCTACGCCGGGGAGACCTCCGCACATTTCGAGACCGCCGAGCCGTTCACCTTCCTCGGCATCACCGCGTGA
- a CDS encoding alpha/beta hydrolase family protein, whose translation MNTVRIIGAVLAAVLLCAPITSGVAGATPAPDWSGLDARAYAGPIPAAGALIESVPLAPALSVSGAADAFRILYATVDQHDRPAVSTAAVFVPRGAAPAEGWPVIAWAHGTVGLGDDCTPSALPRSPRDDRYLSHWLEQGYLVVGTDYAGLGTPGLMSYLNGVAEAHSVIDSVRAVHQMDLPLSPKWAIVGQSQGGGAAVNSAWWADRLTAGTGLDYRGVVATGTPANIERVVIQAGPDMASPPASPAAVSYASYILAALREAHPELGVDEVLTPRGRELVDLAQTVCKPALDQQAAGTRINDMFGSPIDTLPGIVGALDEFMGTPTDGYDRPIFLGQGLLDTDVPPVSTQTLYRQLVDNHQDVELHIYPDQDHSGTVTASMPDSTRFLHRIMTEENR comes from the coding sequence GTGAACACGGTCCGGATCATCGGGGCCGTCCTGGCGGCGGTGCTGCTGTGCGCCCCGATCACCAGCGGGGTCGCGGGCGCGACACCCGCACCGGACTGGTCGGGCCTGGACGCCCGGGCCTATGCGGGGCCGATCCCGGCCGCCGGTGCACTGATCGAATCCGTACCGCTGGCCCCCGCCCTGTCGGTGAGCGGCGCCGCGGACGCGTTCCGCATCCTGTACGCCACGGTGGATCAGCACGATCGGCCGGCGGTGAGCACCGCAGCGGTGTTCGTGCCGCGCGGCGCGGCGCCGGCCGAGGGCTGGCCGGTGATCGCCTGGGCGCACGGCACCGTCGGGCTCGGCGATGACTGCACCCCGTCGGCCCTGCCGCGCAGCCCCCGCGATGACCGCTACCTGTCGCACTGGCTGGAGCAGGGCTATCTGGTGGTCGGCACCGACTACGCGGGGCTGGGCACACCGGGGCTGATGAGCTACCTCAACGGCGTCGCCGAAGCACATTCGGTGATCGACTCGGTGCGGGCCGTGCACCAGATGGACCTGCCGCTGTCACCGAAGTGGGCGATCGTGGGCCAATCCCAGGGCGGCGGCGCGGCGGTCAACAGTGCCTGGTGGGCCGACCGGCTGACCGCCGGCACCGGACTGGACTACCGCGGCGTGGTGGCCACCGGCACCCCGGCCAACATCGAACGGGTGGTCATCCAGGCCGGCCCCGATATGGCGTCACCGCCCGCCTCGCCCGCCGCGGTCAGCTATGCCTCCTACATCCTGGCCGCACTGCGCGAGGCCCATCCCGAACTGGGCGTCGACGAGGTGCTGACCCCGCGGGGGCGCGAGTTGGTCGACCTGGCGCAGACGGTGTGCAAACCCGCGCTGGACCAGCAGGCGGCCGGCACCCGCATCAACGACATGTTCGGTTCGCCCATCGACACGCTGCCGGGCATCGTCGGGGCGCTCGACGAGTTCATGGGGACGCCCACCGACGGCTACGACCGGCCGATCTTCCTGGGCCAGGGCCTGCTGGACACCGACGTGCCCCCGGTATCCACCCAGACCCTGTACCGGCAGCTCGTCGACAATCATCAGGACGTGGAGTTGCACATCTATCCCGATCAGGACCATTCCGGCACGGTGACCGCCTCGATGCCCGATTCCACCCGCTTCCTGCACCGCATCATGACGGAGGAGAACCGATGA
- a CDS encoding pyridoxal phosphate-dependent aminotransferase, giving the protein MTDRVALRAGIPPFHVMDVWLAAAERQRTHGDLVNLSAGQPSVGAPEPVRAAAAAALAGDTLGYTVALGTPELRSAIAGSYADRYGLSVDPDDVVVTTGSSGGFLLAFLACFDAGDRVAIASPGYPCYRNILTALGCEVVEIPCGPETRFQPTAQMLAEIPGPLAGVIVASPANPTGTVLEPAELAAIARWCDANDVRLISDEVYHGLVYDGAPQTSCAWETSRNAVVANSFSKYFAMTGWRLGWLLVPPALRRAVDCLTGNFTICPPVLAQHAAVAAFTPAAIAESDGHLQHYAANRALLLDGLRGMGIDRLAPTDGAFYVYADVAAHTDDSLAFCAQLLADTGVALAPGIDFDPDRGHTFVRLSFAGPTSDIEEALRRIGGWLPLR; this is encoded by the coding sequence ATGACCGATCGCGTCGCGCTGCGCGCCGGGATCCCCCCGTTCCACGTGATGGACGTGTGGCTGGCCGCCGCCGAACGCCAGCGCACCCACGGCGACCTGGTGAACCTGTCGGCCGGGCAACCCAGCGTGGGGGCACCCGAACCGGTGCGGGCGGCCGCCGCGGCGGCCCTGGCCGGCGACACGCTCGGCTACACCGTCGCGCTGGGCACCCCGGAGCTTCGCTCGGCCATCGCCGGTTCCTACGCCGACCGGTACGGGTTGAGCGTGGACCCCGACGACGTGGTGGTGACCACGGGTTCCTCCGGGGGTTTTCTGCTGGCCTTTCTGGCCTGCTTCGACGCCGGGGACCGGGTGGCGATCGCCAGCCCGGGCTATCCCTGTTACCGCAACATCCTGACCGCGCTGGGCTGCGAGGTGGTCGAGATCCCGTGTGGCCCCGAAACCCGGTTTCAGCCGACCGCACAGATGCTCGCCGAGATCCCCGGACCGCTGGCCGGGGTGATCGTCGCCAGCCCGGCCAACCCGACCGGCACCGTCCTGGAACCGGCCGAGCTGGCCGCGATCGCCCGCTGGTGTGACGCCAACGACGTGCGGCTGATCAGCGACGAGGTCTACCACGGTCTGGTCTACGACGGTGCGCCGCAGACCAGCTGCGCCTGGGAGACCTCCCGCAACGCGGTGGTGGCCAACAGTTTCTCGAAGTACTTCGCGATGACCGGCTGGCGGTTGGGCTGGCTGCTGGTGCCGCCGGCCCTGCGCCGCGCGGTGGACTGCCTGACCGGCAACTTCACCATCTGCCCTCCGGTGCTGGCCCAGCACGCGGCGGTCGCGGCGTTCACGCCTGCGGCCATCGCGGAATCCGACGGCCACCTGCAGCACTATGCGGCCAACCGGGCCCTGTTGCTCGACGGGTTGCGCGGTATGGGCATCGACCGGCTGGCCCCCACCGACGGCGCGTTCTACGTCTACGCCGACGTCGCCGCCCACACCGACGATTCGCTGGCGTTCTGCGCGCAACTGCTGGCCGACACCGGGGTCGCACTGGCACCCGGTATCGACTTCGACCCCGACCGGGGCCACACCTTCGTCCGATTGTCGTTCGCCGGCCCGACGAGCGACATCGAGGAAGCGCTGCGCAGGATCGGCGGGTGGCTGCCGCTCCGGTAG
- a CDS encoding heme-binding protein, which yields MRTTKGSHLAIGAAAAGILGAVAVAATAATGSPAADAAPGSCTAAGLSSTASGVLSQAGAFLNEHPEANDVLTNAATMPPEQAKSSVQGYFIGHLDQLSTLQGIAQPLTDLKSQCGIAVSPTQLATLLETVTK from the coding sequence ATGCGCACAACCAAGGGTTCTCACCTGGCGATCGGCGCAGCAGCCGCCGGCATCCTGGGCGCGGTGGCCGTCGCGGCGACCGCGGCGACCGGTTCGCCCGCCGCCGATGCGGCCCCGGGTTCGTGCACGGCGGCCGGGCTGTCCAGCACCGCCAGCGGCGTGCTGAGCCAGGCGGGTGCGTTCCTCAACGAGCACCCGGAGGCCAACGACGTGCTGACCAATGCCGCCACCATGCCCCCGGAGCAGGCCAAGTCCTCGGTGCAGGGCTACTTCATCGGCCACCTCGACCAGTTGTCGACACTGCAGGGCATCGCCCAGCCGCTGACCGACCTGAAGAGCCAGTGCGGCATCGCGGTCTCGCCGACTCAGCTGGCCACCCTGCTGGAGACCGTCACCAAGTAG
- a CDS encoding alpha/beta hydrolase: MSREDVTFSSAGTACAGWLYRPADASADVACVVMAHGFALTRNDGLAGYAEALTRAGVAVLAYDHRYLGDSEGEPRQRIRMPEQLTDRLAAIAFARSLAGIDPDRIILWGYSLSGGTAVDAAVADPRVAGAILLCPFLDGRWRTLRGLRMDPRNALWLTVQGMRDALVSASAAPGDHGGMTFPGELEGFLSIVAPGWRNEVGAGLALPLPLWRPVTKARKLACPVLIQAGERDGSVSARSIEQLARRAPRVTRKSYDVAHFEPFSGRSAAIIDDQAAWLRALLGA, encoded by the coding sequence ATGAGCCGCGAGGATGTCACGTTCTCATCTGCCGGGACAGCCTGCGCGGGCTGGCTCTATCGCCCGGCCGATGCGTCCGCCGATGTCGCATGCGTGGTGATGGCACACGGATTCGCGTTGACCCGCAACGACGGCTTGGCCGGCTACGCCGAGGCGCTGACACGAGCCGGGGTGGCGGTGCTGGCCTACGACCACCGCTATCTGGGTGATTCGGAAGGCGAACCCCGGCAACGCATCCGGATGCCGGAGCAACTCACCGACCGGCTGGCCGCCATCGCATTCGCCCGGTCGCTGGCGGGTATCGATCCCGACCGGATCATCCTGTGGGGGTACTCGCTGAGCGGCGGCACTGCGGTGGACGCCGCGGTCGCCGACCCCCGGGTGGCCGGCGCGATCCTGCTCTGCCCGTTCCTGGACGGCAGATGGCGGACGCTGCGCGGATTGCGGATGGATCCGCGCAATGCACTGTGGCTGACCGTGCAAGGGATGCGCGACGCCCTGGTGTCGGCCTCCGCAGCCCCGGGCGATCACGGCGGGATGACGTTCCCCGGTGAACTGGAGGGATTCCTGTCGATTGTCGCGCCGGGTTGGCGTAACGAGGTGGGTGCTGGACTCGCGTTGCCGTTACCGCTCTGGCGTCCGGTCACCAAGGCGCGAAAGCTGGCCTGCCCGGTGCTGATTCAGGCCGGCGAGAGGGACGGTTCGGTGTCAGCGCGGTCAATCGAGCAACTGGCCCGTCGAGCACCGCGAGTCACCCGCAAAAGCTATGACGTCGCCCATTTCGAGCCGTTCTCCGGTCGATCGGCCGCGATCATCGACGATCAGGCGGCCTGGCTCCGGGCCCTGTTGGGGGCGTGA